A stretch of Tripterygium wilfordii isolate XIE 37 chromosome 11, ASM1340144v1, whole genome shotgun sequence DNA encodes these proteins:
- the LOC120008960 gene encoding trihelix transcription factor GTL2-like has protein sequence MFEAEQFHQFIASPRSSSSLPVPPPPLHHSNAFTSPFLHYPQHQQSPTQKIIEENNNCVVVDYLESSTTGSIQRDRLAPDQLVDSWSNDELLSLFRIRSSLENWSPEFTWELVSRKLAELGFKRSAAKCKEKFEEESSRYLNNFSYNKSTTSYMVFSELQELYKPNPEEQEGGEEEDSRTNDELSADHPIINSNEQEEAVMFVEKSNNKKRKRQKKKKKKNEEKFEMFKSLCEDVVNKLMTQQEELQNKIIEDMVKRDEEKVAREEALKKQEMDRIQKELEFRAQEQVIASDRQASLINYLKIFTSTTTPCDLVNYKVQNPNPTIITKENPIPPTSLEDDLAPPQNPNSASTSKKSRLSSDDYKEDIGKRWPREEVLALINLRCNLCDTNRHHHQDNIKEGGGGGGGGGGGGLLKAPLWERISQGMLDLGYKRSAKRCKEKWENINKYFRKTKDVNRKRSLDSRTCHYFQQLSTLYTQGKLVPPPSALPENPQVDSSQNGSDNSTMDGVVEGEKNMVQVVPPVAAAAASSFEFAF, from the exons atgttTGAAGCAGAGCAATTCCACCAATTCATAGCATCTCCAAGAAGTTCATCATCACTACCtgtccctcctcctcctcttcaccATAGCAATGCTTTCACTTCTCCATTTCTTCACTACCCACAACATCAACAATCCCCAACCCAAAAGATCATTGAAGAAAACAACAATTGTGTAGTTGTGGATTACTTGGAGAGTAGTACTACTGGTAGTATCCAAAGAGATAGATTGGCACCTGATCAGTTGGTTGATTCATGGTCTAATGATGAACTTCTTTCACTATTCAGGATTAGATCTAGCTTGGAAAATTGGTCCCCTGAATTCACTTGGGAACTTGTGTCAAG GAAGCTTGCAGAGCTTGGGTTCAAAAGAAGTGCTGCCAAGTGCAAGGagaaatttgaagaagaaaGCAGCAGGTACTTGAACAACTTTAGTTACAACAAGAGTACTACTTCTTACATGGTTTTTAGTGAACTCCAAGAGCTTTATAAGCCAAATCCAGAAGAacaagaaggaggagaagaagaagattcaaGAACTAACGATGAATTATCAGCAGATCATCCAATAATTAACAGTAATGAACAAGAGGAAGCAGTGATGTTTGTTGAAAAGTCAAATaataagaagagaaaaagacagaagaagaagaagaagaagaatgaggaGAAGTTTGAGATGTTCAAGTCATTATGTGAAGATGTTGTGAACAAGTTGATGACTCAACAAGAGGAGCtgcaaaacaagataattgAAGATATGGTCAAAAGAGATGAAGAGAAAGTTGCAAGGGAAGAAGCATTGAAGAAGCAAGAGATGGATAGGATTCAAAAGGAGCTTGAATTTAGGGCACAAGAACAAGTTATTGCAAGTGATAGACAAGCTTCACTAATCAACTACTTGAAAATATTCACATCAACAACTACTCCTTGTGATCTTGTTAATTATAAGGtacaaaaccctaaccctactATAATTACCAAAGAGAACCCAATTCCTCCCACTTCATTAGAGGATGATTTAGCACCtcctcaaaaccctaattcagCATCAACAAGCAAGAAATCTAGATTAAGTAGTGATGATTATAAAGAAGATATTGGGAAGAGATGGCCAAGAGAGGAGGTGTTAGCTTTGATAAACTTGAGATGCAATCTTTGTGATACtaatcgtcatcatcatcaagacAATATtaaggaaggaggaggaggaggaggaggcggaggaggaggaggattatTGAAGGCTCCATTGTGGGAGAGAATCTCACAAGGGATGTTGGATTTGGGATACAAGAGGAGTGCTAAGAGGTGCAAAGAGAAATGGGAGAATATTAATAAGTATTTTAGGAAAACTAAGGATGTTAACAGGAAGAGGTCACTTGACTCTAGGACTTGTCATTATTTTCAACAATTAAGCACCTTGTATACACAGGGGAAACTTGTACCACCACCCTCCGCTTTGCCGGAAAACCCACAGGTCGATTCGTCTCAAAACGGGTCGGATAATTCGACAATGGATGGTGTTGTGGAAGGTGAGAAAAATATGGTTCAAGTCGTACCTCcagttgctgctgctgctgcttcttcttttgaatttgCATTCTAG